TTCTTGGCACTGGGTATCCCAGGTTGACCAGAGACCGTACCAGTACAGAGAGACCATACCAGTGCAGAGAGACCAGTACCATAAGCTTCCGGTGATAAGAATCAATAGTGACTCATGGGTTATATTTataccttgtggtttgtgtCTTCGTTGGTTGATTCTCTGGTTCTCAGGTTTGTTGATTCTCTGGTTCTCCTTTTTGTGTTTCATTATTCTGTGATAGAAACAGATAAGGTAGGGTGGGCAATTTGGAGCAACACCAAAGAGGGAagcaacattttttaaatgatccaatcaaaataaaacatcccTCCCTTCAGATAACTTCCTCAAACCTAGGGACTAGCTCACTGCCTTTGGCAAAAAGGTTAGACCCATTGGGCGGACTCCAGGTCCTCCCTGTCTTTGGTTCAGTAGCGTGTTCTCACCGACACGCCTAGgccatggtttctcaacggttcaaggttcaaggttgtgttcgcacaacctaggggggcgctgggaacgtgattcaATTTCTTGGGGGGGATTTTaaactttcattttttttttttttttggggtgaaAATATAGGCTaactgaaataaatagcctatttttatttattggtttctaacccctctaccgtctcagctactttttactgtctatgcgcagtggaacagtgataatacagcgcggttcggtcctgcacacgcccgtAATCTcgttacatcagctatcgtcatgatctctatagtaacgctgataaacataacccaagttcgcgggttaacagttcaataaccaacacgATCAAACATGGGcgatagcaagaaaaaaatatcaaattttgtttcatagtccgttttcctccttcctgttgttcagttccagctgcactgagcgtagtctccacgaaaagaCCGTTGCATTTTAAATACATAATATACAGGCCTAGTTAAGCCTCTGCATGCCATCTGTTTTCGCGTTGCCCAGGCCGCGGCgcccgggccattcattcattcgttcacgggCCACGGCGGGAGTGGTCGGGGTGCCCAAGGTCATGGTGCCCGGGCCGCGGGGTGCCGACAGGAGACGTGGCGGTcgggagtcgcgggagtgcCCGCACCGCGGTCACGGGgaatgaatgttcaatccatccttttcttcctcaactaactctcactctctctctcaaaacctTCCTGTACTCCAGACCTTCCCTTTGACCCGGTCCTTGAGGGTGACCAGCTTGATGTCGTTGGTGGCCGAGCCGCCGTCCATCACCACGCACGGTTCGATCCCACAGTCGGACAGATTCTTGAAAAAACCCAGGTACTCCCCGCCGTGGTTCTGGTCCAGGATGAACATTTCATAGAGGAGGTGGGCCAGGTTTTTGCTGTCCACTACTAGCTTGCTGTCCCTGAAGGGGACGTCCTGGTAGATCTGGCTGTAGTCCTCCAGCAGCGAGCACAAGCCCTTCACCCCCATGGTGTGAAGGTCCGTCAGAACTAGACCTCTGATAGGGCAAGTTATAGATCTATGGTGACTGGACCTACCCAAAGAGGATCCCAGctcctttatacacacacacacacacacacacacacacacacacacacacacacacacacacacacacacacacacacacacacacacacacacacacacacacacacacgcaaacacctgCACTGGGAGTGGCTCCTTACTCTCTACAGGTTTCACTTTCCGGACATCAACAGGATATTAATCCACTGTAATGTCCTGGTGTGCATAGTGTATTGATGTTATAGTGTCAGTATATAGGAggcatatatttgtatatgaatTGAGTCCTGTCTGTAAGACTACTTTTTGATTAGGCTATGAGAGATTTCCGAACAAGTGTAAATAGTGCGTGGACTTGCTCCAGGAGCCCCGCTGTAGTCGGGTAGGACAGAGGGCTGCTCTATCGCTGCACCCTGTATCACAGCCCGGCACTTATAATACATGGAATTAGTATTGCACTTTATAGTATTAGAATCCCAAAGTGCACTTGTTgccttaagggctgattattcTCCCACGTTCACCCAACGCAAGGGGGAtgcggaccccttacgtccttgcggaccctccctGCGTCCACCGcgagggccggacgtgcgcctcccaaataTACAAACCTTCTGTCggggcgacgcagcagcaagggctgtgattggtccgcctACTAAAACCAGACGCAGAGCCACAAAGGTTCACCACAGCGTTagagcgtctgcgtggtcattgcgctgggtgaacgtggaaccataatcagctcCTTACTGAATACATTTAGGGCAGGAGCAACCCTCATCTTATCAAAGTGACTCGGCTCAAGGACCGCTCTTTCTGTACTCTCACTTTcccttctctccgtctcctcatccctcctttCCTCAATCTTTAGAGACCATGAATGTAGAAGACATGGCACTGTTCCTTTTAAAAtatcaaaatgttattctataatTCTCAAAATAAGAATCATTTCCTTAATTCTTCAGAGTTCATTCTAATTATACCTGTGTCACCTTTAACGCTACAGCAGTGGTCAGGATATGGTCTCCATGGTTACAGGTCCAGGGGTGCATGGTGGTGTAGGGGCCCTCCTGTGTTTGAGGACGATGCACAGGGATGGTGGGAATAGCAGCTGCTCTCAGCCTAGTCTCGCCCATTCTGGTCTCCACTAACCGCTCTGCCTCAAAATGTCCTGCAGAGTGACTTCACTTTAGGTATTTTTAATAAATCAAACATTGAGCTTCCCAATGGTgtgttctttgtttgtgtttggttaagatccccttatgatttttttgtcATTGTAATCTTTGATTAGTCAGATTGCTCCTGCcggtttgtatatatatatatatatatatatatatatatatacatacaaagaATTGAACCAAGCCCGAAACACAACTCATGTTTCACGTTTAGAAAAAGCCCATAACCATAATATTATGAGGACATCATCTTATTCTGATCTTGTACCGTTCTCAACTCTCCTTTTTAAACCTGATGAAAGAAAAGATGAAAAAATGCTATGACGAACAGGTTTTATAACTCTTTTGctgtttaatataatatatgacTGTAACGCTTTACCCCAACACTGTGCCCcagcagtcccccccccctgctcaccccacccctccctctactgcttcctcctcctgcttttaACCTCCACCCAAGGCCCATCAGAGCCCTGATCCAGGCCTTCAGCcccgcccagctcctcctcctcctcctgatcatCCTGGTTGTTGAGGTGAAGGTGCTCCATGCTGGCCCTCAGCTGGGCCTCAggccccccagctctcctgttgGCCCCGGGGTCTGGCTGGGTCACTGCTCCCAGGAGCCTCCTGTACAGTCTCCTGAACTGGTCGCCCTGTACGATgtcctctggctccctctcctgGAGCTGCTTCTGCCGCCGGTGTACCAGCCTGCCCTGGTACAACCTGGACCAAcccgtctgggattaataaagcacttatcttatcttacaaCTACATTCGGTATGCCCAGTCCTCAAAAAATACATATCTCAGTATTTCACTGTTAAAATATCAGTCTTGTGATGTTGTCCTGTTATTTAAAGTTACTTCTGACTTTATATGATGGTCTCACTATGGAACAGTAATGTCTAGTTATGGTTTTGCCATGCAAACAGTACTGACTAGGTgatggtgttgccatggaaacagtactgtccgggtgatggtgttgctatggaaacagtactgtctaggtgatggtgttgccatggaaacagtactgttcgggtgatggtgttgctatggaaacagtactgtctggttgatggtgttgctatggaaacagtactgtctaggtgatggtgttgccatggaaacagtactgtctgggtgatggtgttgctatggaaacagtactgtcTGGGTGTCTCACCAGGCGTAGTGGGGTTCAGGGAGGGGCTTGCAGAGCAGCAGGTTGAGCTGGGAGGCGTCCTTCAGGCAGGCCTGCCATTGGTTGAAGCTGTGAGCCACGACACCATCCAGAGGCTGAGAGATGTGGCTGGTAACCCCCAgccagcctacacacacacaggcacacgcacacaaaggggttgagtgtatgttttttttgtctttttgctGTGCACACATGTGCTACCTACCTGTTGTCCCTCCTTTTTGTCTCATCAGTTCTCCTTGGACCATGACCATCAGCAGAGCTTTGAGGAGCGTCGGCTCAGGGCTGGCCCTCCTCAGCCAGTAGCGGGTCACAGCCACTGGGAGGCGCAGGTGAGCCGGAACTCCCTCCAGCGTCTCTTCCTCCACGCCCAGCGTCTCCAGACACACCCGCAGCCTCACAGCGCGGTCTGCCTGGAAGTGGGAACAAAACACATGGCCAATTAAAAGACAACCGAAAAATAATCTTTTAGATGGTTTGCCTCGGATATCTCCCTCCTTAGGTTAAACACATGCTGTTTATTACATAATGCAGATGTTTTCTGAGGCTTGCAGCATGCATTCACCCAGGGGCGGCCCCAGCACATTTGGCGCTCTTGGCGAGCTTCACtcctggcgcccccccccccccctccgcaaaaaaataaataaataaataaataaataaataaattgttcgTTAATTCCCCACGAAAACTGAATTGCAACCTTGAAAAACTGTTTTGCCCTGTAACTGCATTTCtttcacataaacacaacaacgaTCGCAACGATGAACAAACATTAATTCAAGAATAAAATCCACGGAGGAAATGGCAAGCCTGTACCCTGCTGAACTAcgctccgaccacgcccccctgtgaGACGGTTTATGGACACATGCCCcgttttgggaaagttcacttgactagttcagttcatagttcacacattttaaaatgaacgagttcagttcatagttcattattcaaaagtttgaactaagttcacagctcTCAATATGTTGCGAGCTATAATGTTCTACATCTCTATATGTCTGCAATACCGCTCTCGGCATGGCATCTAAGCAATTTCGGCGCTCTCACACTTACCAGCCGTGTTTGTCTTCCTTAAAGGGTGTACTATGCAACGAGTAATATATTTGAAGTGCTGTTGCACTGGCTATGGTCGTTATACAGTGCACCCCTATTTTAatcatgtctttttttatataatgtagaATAAATGGACATATCATTTTTGATATACCCGCCTCTGTAAAATCTTGAAATAACTACATGACAGGGAGTAGGACAACTTTGATTGAGGTACATATTTTCTTCTTAACTCAACTAAAGTGCCCGAAGTAATTCACGCATTCATCAACCTTTCCTATTTGGAATTCATTATAGGCAAAGAACAGGATTTAAAGATTTACCTTTCTCCTTTGcacgtttctcttcttcttcctttctcttcttcttaaaTTGCGCCCCGGATGGCTTTTGCCTCTTCATTTTCTTGATTTCGTTCTTGATTCTCGATTCTTGAAAACACTCTAACCAAACGCCTTATAGTACTAGCATGTTCTGACGAAACCAAGGAGGTAGGTTCCCCTTCCGTTTTCGATTTTTGGCTCATTTTACCCTAatgttagatttattttttttaatgtcaaaATATTGGTTGGAGATATAGAAGGGGCGCAAAAATATGCgccaggagaaaaaaaaaaaaaaaaaagatatatgtatatatatatatatatataattgtgtttttttttgtttttttcgggCGCATTATTTTGCGCTCCCCCTCTAGATGGCGCTCTAGGCGGCCGCTTAACCCGCCTGTAGGGAAGGCCGCCCCTGCATTCACCTAGACTAGAGTAGCCTCTCACTTACAGAATCTAATTGGTCTCAATGTGGAAGATGGAGTAAACAGGTTAAGATATGTGCTGAATAAGGCTGTTCGTGGTGTAATGCCGAATTATCTCAGTGGTTATTTCCACTATCTCCGATACACAGATGCATAGCCTACTTCACTAGAGGGAGGGCCACATATGAGCCTAGAATTAGAATTAAAAGTATTGGGAAAGGAGATACTTTCCACTGATAAATCACTGAAAATAATCTACAATCAATTCCTATCATCCAGCTGAATGAGTGGGTAGGCCTACCTGCGGCAGAGAGTCCAGCCTCAGCGTCTGAGTGGCTCCTTGGACCAGCGGTCGCACCTTGACACTGACGAGCTCCAGACCGTCccggtccacctcctccacctcaccccccccctggcccagcagcagcccggACCACACCTGCCGGATGTGCTTCGAGGTGAGGTTGGAGCTCTGTAGGTCGCTGCGTTCCACCTGGGTTTGTAGTTTGTTCCGCCTGTGCACAAGCAGGTCCAACACGTAACCGCTCAGCTCTCCTCTGGCCAGGGGCGCGCGGACCCAGTCGGGGACGCAGATCAACATCTCAGCGGGCAGCGGCGGAATGGTTTCCTCACTGAAGAACCCCCgcagagaggagctggggagCTCGTACTCCAGCATGGCCGTCTTCAGCATCTTCCGCGCCTCCGTCCGCTCCTGTTGACTCATGAAGGGCATGAGTTTCATCACTGCTGTCAGGGTGTCTTCTGTCGTCCGGTCTGTCCTGGCTCCCAGCCAACTCAGGAGGCCCACCAGGTTAGCAGCACTGAATTTCATTTTAGGACTTCCCGCTGGAAGGTATCTGGCCCAATTAACATCTCTGAGGTTCACGTAGTCGTTCCCAGCCAGCGAGGCGAAGACGGGCAGCAGCTGGGGGTCGATGTGGAATAAGCTGCAGAAGTTGGACGTGGTGTATTGCCTGCAGGGGATGCCACGATGTGTCTCCGCTGTGCGCCACCTGAAGTGATCCAGGTGCAGAAGCCCCCCAGGAAGATCAAAGATGTAGAAGTCGCTGTCTGTGGACAGAACCGGGCAGCACCACTCTCTGGCCAGGGCAGCCAGCCGGCCGTCCGCCTCTCCGAAGCACTGGACCATCGGCACCTTCAGATCGTTCAGCGTCTGTCTGAACACGTGcttggtgaggagggggaggatgttTACCTTCTTGCCCGTCAAAGCGGCATCATGGGTCTTCTGGACCTTCTCTCTGGCCCGG
The Gadus macrocephalus chromosome 6, ASM3116895v1 DNA segment above includes these coding regions:
- the LOC132458968 gene encoding protein asteroid homolog 1-like; the encoded protein is MGVKGLSSLLEDNRRISPDIHFRDSKLVVDGNNLLYLLYFLSNLDQNHGGEYLAFQAEVQAFFKTLADCGIKPYVVMDGGSGTSDIKLDTLMDRAREKVQKTHDAALTGKKVNILPLLTKHVFRQTLNDLKVPMVQCFGEADGRLAALAREWCCPVLSTDSDFYIFDLPGGLLHLDHFRWRTAETHRGIPCRQYTTSNFCSLFHIDPQLLPVFASLAGNDYVNLRDVNWARYLPAGSPKMKFSAANLVGLLSWLGARTDRTTEDTLTAVMKLMPFMSQQERTEARKMLKTAMLEYELPSSSLRGFFSEETIPPLPAEMLICVPDWVRAPLARGELSGYVLDLLVHRRNKLQTQVERSDLQSSNLTSKHIRQVWSGLLLGQGGGEVEEVDRDGLELVSVKVRPLVQGATQTLRLDSLPQADRAVRLRVCLETLGVEEETLEGVPAHLRLPVAVTRYWLRRASPEPTLLKALLMVMVQGELMRQKGGTTGWLGVTSHISQPLDGVVAHSFNQWQACLKDASQLNLLLCKPLPEPHYAWLYQGRLVHRRQKQLQEREPEDIVQGDQFRRLYRRLLGAVTQPDPGANRRAGGPEAQLRASMEHLHLNNQDDQEEEEELGGAEGLDQGSDGPWVEVKSRRRKQ